A genomic window from Bradyrhizobium lupini includes:
- a CDS encoding recombinase family protein, with the protein MRDQEKRQRKPAIGYTRTSSAANVGPDKDSVTRQRKAIQAYANRAGYRIVEWFDDPAIGGSDTIDTRPGFMGALELIATNGVRTIIVETANRFARDLIVQETGWKRLNAEGVALIAADSPISSWTILRLRC; encoded by the coding sequence ATGCGGGATCAAGAGAAACGCCAAAGAAAGCCCGCCATTGGCTACACGCGGACCAGTTCGGCAGCGAACGTCGGGCCAGACAAAGATAGCGTCACCCGCCAGCGGAAGGCGATCCAGGCTTACGCGAACCGGGCCGGTTACCGCATAGTAGAGTGGTTCGATGATCCGGCCATTGGTGGAAGCGACACCATAGATACCAGGCCGGGCTTTATGGGCGCCCTGGAATTGATCGCCACCAATGGTGTCCGGACAATCATCGTCGAAACAGCCAACCGCTTCGCGCGTGACTTGATCGTCCAGGAAACGGGATGGAAGCGGCTAAATGCGGAGGGCGTAGCGCTGATCGCGGCCGACTCCCCGATCAGTTCATGGACGATACTCCGACTGCGGTGCTGA
- a CDS encoding TIGR04255 family protein, protein MTSRRPADLPEFRAPPLTEVALGAQFDVIPGFLTPHVGLVWQRFRDQFPLLEEQQALPPIFETFGPNPQFGMSLQLVAGPETPRVFFINQARTELLQVQKDRFLHNWRKVGAADSYPRFERMLETFKTGFATFSDAISSEGLGSIIPNQCEVTYINQMPVASGGSLSDITDDLFGQHTGSLALDDLGKPEDLRFLLRYIMRDDDGKPMGRLLASAEPGRRLDGQAIIQLTLTARGRPTTPDENGIVDFLNKGRISVVKGFAHLTGPKMHKLWERTQ, encoded by the coding sequence ATGACTAGCCGACGGCCAGCAGACCTCCCGGAGTTCAGGGCACCTCCGCTGACCGAGGTTGCGCTCGGTGCCCAGTTTGACGTCATTCCGGGCTTCCTGACGCCCCACGTCGGACTAGTTTGGCAGCGCTTTCGCGACCAATTTCCGCTGCTCGAAGAGCAGCAGGCTCTTCCGCCTATTTTCGAGACTTTCGGACCCAATCCCCAGTTTGGCATGAGCCTGCAGCTCGTGGCTGGTCCTGAGACGCCCAGGGTGTTCTTCATCAATCAGGCGCGCACCGAGCTTCTGCAGGTTCAGAAGGACCGCTTTCTGCACAATTGGCGCAAGGTGGGCGCGGCGGACAGCTATCCGAGATTTGAGCGGATGCTTGAGACGTTCAAAACCGGTTTCGCCACTTTTTCGGATGCAATTTCTAGTGAGGGCCTCGGCTCCATCATTCCGAATCAGTGTGAGGTCACCTATATCAACCAGATGCCGGTTGCGTCAGGTGGAAGTCTCTCGGATATAACGGACGACCTGTTCGGGCAACATACTGGTAGCCTTGCGCTTGATGACCTCGGCAAGCCCGAGGACCTCAGGTTTCTTCTGCGCTACATCATGAGAGACGACGACGGAAAGCCCATGGGCCGCCTCCTTGCCTCGGCTGAGCCTGGTCGCAGGTTGGACGGACAGGCAATCATTCAGCTTACCCTGACTGCACGCGGTCGACCGACGACTCCCGACGAAAATGGTATTGTTGATTTTTTGAACAAAGGCCGCATTAGTGTCGTTAAAGGTTTTGCCCATCTGACGGGGCCAAAGATGCATAAGCTGTGGGAGAGAACGCAATGA
- a CDS encoding HGGxSTG domain-containing protein yields the protein MAAAVAPAPAIERNPKTVTLDLEKSLKGTHQCIGGSRADEWNSLIADQAFKTLWKTGHEKTDSDWTDGILLALICIKPRDEFEGMLAAQMFGAHNAAMECYRRAMVPDQSFAGRQEALNQANKLSRTYAALLEALNRHRGKGQQKVTVEHVHVYQGGQAIVGAVEPPGAGALKKGRVNPLLLDMWNAPRCGAKTRSGRPCESPGMANGRCRMHGGPSPGAPKGNRNNFKHGYYSAEAVARRREISAMLRTARSVLIDAH from the coding sequence GTGGCCGCGGCCGTGGCACCCGCGCCAGCGATTGAGCGCAATCCAAAGACCGTCACCCTCGACCTCGAGAAATCCCTTAAAGGCACTCACCAATGCATTGGTGGCTCCAGAGCTGACGAGTGGAACAGCCTTATCGCCGATCAGGCGTTCAAGACCCTCTGGAAAACCGGGCACGAAAAGACCGACAGCGATTGGACTGACGGGATACTTCTCGCCCTGATCTGCATAAAGCCCCGCGACGAGTTCGAGGGCATGCTGGCCGCCCAGATGTTCGGAGCCCACAACGCGGCGATGGAATGTTACCGCCGGGCGATGGTCCCCGACCAATCGTTTGCCGGGCGCCAGGAGGCCCTCAACCAGGCTAACAAGCTCTCTCGCACCTATGCGGCCCTCCTGGAGGCCCTGAACCGTCATCGCGGCAAGGGGCAGCAGAAGGTCACCGTCGAGCACGTGCACGTCTACCAGGGCGGGCAGGCCATTGTGGGAGCGGTGGAGCCCCCGGGGGCGGGGGCTTTGAAAAAAGGGAGGGTCAACCCCTTGCTGTTGGACATGTGGAATGCGCCACGATGCGGCGCGAAGACCAGGAGCGGCAGGCCGTGCGAGTCGCCGGGCATGGCTAATGGGCGGTGCCGGATGCATGGAGGCCCGTCCCCAGGTGCCCCCAAGGGCAATCGGAACAACTTCAAGCACGGGTACTATTCGGCTGAAGCAGTTGCTCGGCGGCGCGAGATCTCAGCCATGCTGCGCACGGCTCGAAGCGTGTTGATCGATGCCCATTGA